The following DNA comes from Camelina sativa cultivar DH55 chromosome 14, Cs, whole genome shotgun sequence.
AGTTTatcgttttcaattttttaaattttgtttttgttttcttgggttTGTCAAAATTTGTCGTTAATCGATGAATTTGATTGTTTACAAGATTACCCATCTCTGGAATCCACGAAATTTCTCAGCTTTTCCGTGATTCTTGGTGAAATTTGTAaactttcacaaaaaaaaattagggttagaCACACACACGATGAGTCATCATCATCGGCGAGATTCCGGCGGCGATGTAGTTCACGTGATACCCACTAACAATCCTCCGCCGGATAATTGGTTTCCCAATCTCGGCGATAGTGCCGTCTGGGCGACGGAAGATGATTACAATCGAGTTTGGGCGGTGAATCCCGATAACGTCTCCGGCGATAACAATGGTCCTCCGAACAAGAAGACTCGAGGCTCTCCGTCGTCTTCGTCagccactactactactacttccgCCGCGAGCAATCGTACCAAAGCGATTGGGAAAATGTTCTTCAAGACGAAGCTTTGTTGCAAGTTTCGCGCTGGGACTTGTCCTTACGTGACGAATTGTAACTTTGCTCATACGGTGGAGGAGCTTCGTAGACCACCGCCGAATTGGCAGGAGATTGTGACGGCTCATGAGGAGGAGAGATCTGGTGGTATGGGAACTCCTACTGTTGCTGTGCCTGAGGTGCCGAGGGAGGAGTTTCAGATCCCGTCTTTGGTGTCATCGACGGCTGAGAGTGGGAGATCTTTTAAAGGAAGACATTGTAAGAAGTTTTATACTGAAGAAGGGTGTCCTTATGGAGAGAGTTGTACGTTTCTGCACGATGAGGCTTCGAGGAACAGAGAAAGCGTTGCGATTAGTTTAGGACCTGGCGGTTATGGAAGTGGTGGGGGGAGTGGCGGTGGTGGTTCTGCTAGTGGTGCTGGTGGTTCTGctagtggtgctggtggtggtgGAAATAGCAACGTAGTAGTGCTTGGTGGTGGTGCTGGTggaagtggaagtgggattCATATTGTGAAGCCTTCTAATTGGAAGACAAGGATTTGCAACAAATGGGAGATTACTGGGTATTGTCCGTTTGGTGCTAAGTGTCATTTTGCTCATGGAGCTGCTGGTAAAGATTCCGCTTTTTGTTAGAGTTGGTTTGGCCTTTATGAATGCAATGGTTAGGACCGAGTTCATAGGTCTCCAGTGGTTAGCCAAGTTTTTAGTGACTTATCGTGTGTTAGTTTAAACATTAATCCAATGTTGCTTGATGAATGGGCTAAACGTTTTAGAAAATATTGGACGCTGAAGCTCTGAGCTGTATTTTATGACACTGCCTTCTTTGGGTTGTGTTGGTCTGTGGTTGCCATTTAGTCTTTTAGGCGTTTGTTAGTTAATATAAGATAAGAGTAGTGGAAGTTTTAATCAATGGTGCTTTGTGGATGGACTCGTGAGAATGGTTCTATAGGCTATAAAGGAGAGTAATGGATTGATTGCTTGTATTAGTTCAGCTTGCTGCAGGACTATTgaaaagtatttttttgttctttttcagtCTGATATTGTAATGAAGCAGACGAGTTGTCGAATCTTTTAGGCTCAGGGATGAGTTGTAGGTTGCTTGAAATCTCGAAAGTGCGATAGCGAATCCGTCTTACATCTTTGAAAACGGAATCTTTATGTTGAATCTTTGATAGCTTTTGAAGTTTGAGTCTTTATGATTCGCAGAGTTACATAGATTTGGTGGAGGACTTGTAGAAGGAGAAGGCAAAGACGGTGTATCACCCAATCCGGACACAAAGCAAACAGGACAAAACCCAAAAGGACATTCTGACACAACGACAATTCTATCTCCAGGAGTTCCTCATAATGTAGATGCCAGTTACCACAGTGGAGTCGCATTGCAACGAGCAACTAGTGCGGTTACACAAAAGCCTGGGATCAGAACTCATCAGAAGTGGAAAGGACCGGCGAAAATCAGCCGGATATACGGTGATTGGATCGACGATATTGAATAAAGTTATCgccttttgtttttacatatcgGTTAGATAACTGGTAAGAAAAATTACaacctcctttttttttttgaagttttttactttttactttccTGGTGATGATGGTACAGTTTGTAGAGTTTGTGTATCTGTGTAATCCTTGtatctctttttgttgttgtggttgctGTATTGTAGATTATGACTTTTAAGAAGTTGAAatatcatctttctttctttgtatctTTCCTATGTTCTACCAATACCAAAAATGCATCTAACCAAATCATGTTTTGAACTTGTAAACCTATAAATAGTATGCCATAAATTTTATCATTTGTACTCTCAACTAGattgtaaaattaaataaaaatattttttaactggccgtaaagaaaagaaaaaaaagaccaagCTTTTCTCACAAAAGACTcgctcaaaagtcaaaactctaGGACCCTTACCTTTCTCCTCATTTGTCTCCACCCCACTGACATTTACGCTTCCCACACGGCAACCATAGAATAAACCCTTTCTTCTTCCCCAAACAACCTATGAAACAAGTCACAATATTTCTGATCCGACCGTTTCACTACACGGTCTCAAAATGTCTTTATCCACGACGAACACAGAGAATTCCAAACCAGTCCACACCCTCGTTTCATCCCCTGTCACCATAGTTTTGACCGGTAGTCTTCTCTTCATCATTTTCTCcggtttcttctccttcttcttctgtggATGTTGTTTTAGGAAACTCATGAACGTTTGGAACAACCATCGGAACCGAAACCGCCCTAGTAACCTAATCCAACCATCTAATCAACCTGAAAACATCGGTCTCGACTCCAAGATCATTCAATCCTTCCCTGAGTATCCTTATTCGGTGAAAAATCATGGGACAGATCAATGTTCCATTTGTCTAGCAGAGTTTAGGGATGATGACACCATTAGGCTCATTTCTACTTGTAACTACTCATTCCACACAATTTGCATTGATCTTTGGTTTGAAGGACACAGGACTTGCCCGGTATGTCGGCGTGAGCTTGATGTAGAAGACCGTACATCGCTAGAAAAGCCGTTAGATATTCCCGAACTCGATCTAGTTACATCTGAAATCCACGACGAGCCTTTGTCCCAAGACACAGTGACAATCATCGTTCACGAGGAGCATCCAACTAGTACTGATATTGGTAGTTTAGAGCATACAGACGAAATCGAAAGCTATGAAAGACGAATGAAAGCATCGAATCTGCGGTTTTGGAGGTCACATTCTACTGGACATTCTATAGTAGTTAAGGCTGAAAACGAACAAGAAGATGACgatcaagaagaaaaagatgagattAAGATACATATTGAGATCTCTGGAGAATGTCAATTTGAAGATCACAAGATGACTTTACCAAACAGGAAGTTGTATTGCGTTAGGGGAACTTACTCGGTAGGATAGAAGCCTGAGCCTGAGCCTGAGAATGTGAATTGTCTTGGTTGATATATTCATTGTTTGGGCGGTCCaattttgtaatgttttataCTATAGGTTATAGTTGTTATACATACATATAGAAGATGTTGAATATTGTTGTACTAGTTGTACTTAAATTCTCATTATTCCATACTATACTTCAATACAGTTCATACTTTcctatttcaaattttcatttttggataattttttttttaaaattatttctatctctctctccctctcccaccaatatgtAAGTTTTTTCCTAAGTTTCTAGGCATAtattaattcaatatttttttgactatttcaattatacaatatttttttttctattggttgaaatttgttaaacaataaattacattttcaaaaaaaaaaaattgtgtgttttagcTAAAAACTCTTATCTATTAATAGAATAGAGGggtataatatatatgagataattacgagaaaaaaaaatgaatttatcatatattataCTGCATAACTGAAATAGTATAACAATaagtattttataatataaaaatgaattaataaaatatcattgtttttatatttaaagaaaaaaatgaattaataattaattaaatttttatatttacaagATAAGACCTATATTTTCCCATTTGTTAAAAAAGAGAAGTGAACAAACCGAGACTTGGGGAAATAGAAAATGGCGACGGGATCGGAAAATTCAAGAGGAATCGGCGGAGGTGATCGAACGGCGAAAGCAGTCGTCGCCGATCAGATCACACAAGCTGTTAATTCTGCTTCTAATCTTCTCCATCTGATGCGTCAATCGTCTTCTTCTCAGGTATATTATTCTTCAAACCCTTTTCGCATAGTCACCGATGAAGATCGTGCGATTGGATTATATACGATTTAGGGTTGAATGATTCTTAATTTGTTGATTAAAACATGTCGTGTTCTCAACAAATTTCTCGAACCTGTGACTCTGATCAAATCTGCATTCTTGTTAATTAAGCATCTTAGAGGTTAAATTTGGTCTAAGTAGTGAAGTGGGGATGAGATTTTTTGGTGGCTTTGGGCACAAGTATGCAATTTAGATTAGGTTTCTTTGGTTCTAGTCAAGCTGTTGTGTATATTGTTAGCCAGGTTTTTACTACAATGTTAGTTTGATGATGAAGACCTAGGAGGggttgatgttgatgatataaAATGGGGATTTGGTGAGTAGTTTCAGACGTAAAAGCAACAGTTTCGTTGTTGTTCTAAGAAGAAGATGCCTTTGATTTCATTGGAAACTCGTTTATCTCATTCTGCTATAGAAGCATCTATAGAGTTTTATGAGGATGAGTGTAAGATGTTTTATCTCTAATTTTGGAATAATGGCTATGTGCAGGCACAGTTGGCAAAGCTCCCGAAGAATCTTTTGGCGAAAGCTTCACTGACTAAGGCCACTGGACAAGTATGTATGTGTTATGGTGTAGAAGAATCAAGAATGTATGAAATAAATAATGACTTGTGTGTCTTATggcatttctcattttcttttaaggCGTTGGCGCAGCTTCCTCAAGTGATTTCATCTCTGGACGCTCATATCGAAAGTGGATTGCACAGGTTTGGATTTTCTTTTGACTTGCAAGAACTACCCTATTTTGAACAGCATCCAATTTAAATCATTCAAAACTTGTATCACTTGGAGTTGACTCTAATAGATAGCTTCAAAACCATTGACTGAGAAATGTGATGAGAGAATACTCCCTTTAATAATGAAGAATACTTGTGTTCTAATTTTNNNNNNNNNttttttttttttgtctcaataCAGTGGTGTTCATCTGAACACAGTAACTCAGTTACTTGAAAGCATGGAAAGCACACAGCTTCGTGCTCTTCGACAATCTAATATTTCCCCTGTGGTATAAACTTTGATCTATTTTATTAACAAttagatgtttcttcttctttttttttctgttacatTTTCCAGCAACTGATTGAGactatcataattttatttctgCGATTTTTCGTTTCTGCGATTTTTCGTTTCTGCGCATTTGAAAATTTCAGACAGATAACAAGTAGTGATCTCCAAGATAGGCACATACGGCGTCTCCTACTTCGTTGTTCATTCATCTTCAAACGATCACACTTCCCTACTTCGTTTCCACAACAGAGATAAATTTTGTGGTGGTGACTTAGTTTTCGATTTTCCTGGCGGTTCTGATTCCATAATAGCTCTGgttgttatatagtatataatcgGGGTGTGTTAACCCACTTTTagctctgtgttttttttttcagtattattatattagaaaatctgtttttttttttaaactcatgAATTAATTAATCAGAAGGAACCGAGAGTagtacaaaccaaaacaaaatgaaataaagcATAACAACAGAAATAAGATTAGAACGACATTCATCCTGCAACCTCAGTTTCTTCTGCACTGTTCCTCCTCAATCCTCTCATGTAGCCACGCCGGTTCGCCTCTAGCCAGATAGGAAGTGAGACGACCATCCTGAGTAACACTAAGAGCAATATCCCTGACCAAAGAGGTGGCTTTCGGTGAACAAAGTTTAAAAGAAATCTCTCCCATTATCTGTACTACTCGTTTCATTTTCAGTAAATGAGACCGATACTTCGGCCAAGCTGACAGAGACTCTAAAACCGTGATGGCTGCACTGCAATCCGACCAAACTTCAACCGATGTGTATTGTAACACTTGAAGACTCGTAAGACACCACCAAATACAGTTAAGTTCCACGGCAATTCTGTTTTGACATTGGTGAAAAAGCATCCCTGGCATGAAGGAGAGCATTCCCTTCATGATTCCTCAACATCTAAGAGCCACCGTAGAAAGAAGACTCATTCACCCATGAACAATGTATATTGCATTACGTGATCCCCGGAAGTGGTTGTGGTTAAGTCCAAACCAAAAAAGGACTAACCCGTCGCCGAGCATCATTGAGAGTTGTTGAGAAAATAAATGTTGGTGATGTATCCATACCTCTGAGTCCTCCAAAGCTGTAGCAAGAACCACATGTGGATCATGTCGCCTATTTGCAAAGATAGAGCCGTTTCTAGTCTTCCAAAATTCCCAAATTAAAGGATCCAAGGTATCGTAGCCCTGCATTAACTGTTTAACTCTACTCTTTGCATGAGCCGTAACACATAACCAATATTCTCCACCACATTCGCAGAAAAACCTTGGCTCGGTAAAGGAAAGGAAGTTGCCGACCATACTTCTCTTGCTAAAGTACAACCAAAGAGGACATGTACCACTGTTTCCTCTTCAACTTTACATTCTTAAAAAAGTGGGTTTACCTGCAAACCATGTCTACGCATGCATTCTACAACTGCAATGGCTCCAGATAAGGTTCTCCACAGAAAAATTTGTATCCTCGGCTCGGTAAGGGTAGACCAAATATCCTATTTAATCTTATTAGCCGTTAAAACATCCTCCGATAAAGGTTCCAAAGCTTCTAACTCCCGTGAGAGGAGCCAATTTCCACTTTTCACTGCATATTTACTATTGTTTGTATATGGCCAAATATAGTTATCCTGCAGGTTCGAATCTGGAGGAAATGATCTAATTCTTGTGACATCTTCCGGGGGAAAAAGCTCTCGTAAACGTTGCACATTCCATTCCCCAGTGAGTGGACATGCAGATTTAAATCAATCAACGGCTCCTCGTTGAAAGGCCGCCTAGGTTGATCATCGAAAACCCATTTATCTACCCAAACGCTTGTACTAGTTCCATCCCCTATCGTTTTCAATACTCCTCTTTCGATCAGCTCTCTCCCAAAAGGTATACTTCTCCAAGCATAAGACAGCCTACACCCCAACTTAGCCTCTAGGAAATGTTTATCTGCAAAATATCTGCCTTTGTAGACGCGAGCAAGCAGAGATGTGGGAGAGTCTAATAACCTCCAAGCTTGTTTGGCTACTAAAGCTTGGTTAAAACGCCCAATGTCCCTAAAACCAACTCCTCCCTGCGCCTTTCATTGACACATCTTCTCCCAAGAGACCCAGTGCATTTTATGTTTAACTTCACTTTTGTTCCACCAGAATTGGGACATAGCACTATTAATCTGCTTACATTGGTGTTTAGTCAATCTGAAACATGACATGGCGTGCACCGGTAATGCCATTGCTACAGATTTCAAGAGCACCTCCTTCCCACCCAAGGAAAGTGTTTTTTCATACCAGCCACTACATCTCGACTTTAATCTATCACTGATGAAATTTAGAAGGTCTCTCTTCGAGCCACTAAAACACTCAAGAAGCCCCAAATCCTTGCCTGTTCCACCTTCTTGTTCGATGCCAGTAAAGAGACCAACCAAATTCCTCATATAAGAATCCAACCTCTTTCCAAAAGTGATAGTAGACTTCTGAAAATTTATCTCCTGACCAGACGCTTTCCCATACAACTGTAAGCATTGTAAAAACTCGGAGCATTCCTTAATCGAATCTTTGCACAAGAATAAgctatcatcagcaaaaagCAAATTCTGAATCGAAAGACATGCTGGTGAGAGTTTCATTCCAGTTAATCTTCCTTTGATCTCGACCTTATTCATGATGTGCACATAAGATGAAAAGGAAAGGGGACAACGGATCACCTTGACGAAGCCCCCTGTATGGCTTGAAAAACCCATAAGAAGAACCGTTCACCAGGAGCGAGAAGGACACCGTTCTGACAAAGCTCATGATCCATTTAATATCAAAACCAAGTCGTATAAGTAACTCCTCTAAGAAACTCCACTCCACTATGTCATAGGCTTTCGACATGTCTGTTTTAATAGCCAAAATATCTTCATCACAACTTGAATTAGTTCTCAAAGCGTGAATCAACTCATGGGCTAATAGGATATTATCTGAGATTAGCCGACCAGAAATAAAAGCTCCCTGTGTATCAGAGACAATGAGGGGAAGGAAATGCTTCAGTCTGTTACACATTACCTTGGACACGATCTTGtataaaacagagcaaaagcTAATCGGCCTCAAGTCAGACATTTTTTATGGGTTCAACCTCTTGGGGATCAAGCAAATTTGAGTGAAGTTCCATTCAGGAAGAAGAGAGCCAGATTCGAAATTTTTTTGTACCTCTTCAATCACCTGAGGACCTACTACATCCCAATAAGTTTGGTAAAAATGGTCTGACATGCCATCTGCACCAGGAGTGTTATCCCCTCTTATGCTAAAGGTGGCTACTCTAATCTCCTCTCCCGATACAGGTCGCGCAAGAGCGTTATTCATCTGATTTGTAACCCTTGGTAACATGCCAACCAAAGCTTCGGAGATGGCATCTGGATTTGAGCTAGAAAACATGGCCCGGAAATATTCTACAGCAACTTCACCTTTGGACCCTTCATAAAACTGTTCTATTCCATTAGCATCAAAGAGGGACAAGATTTTGTTCTGTACTCTTCTCCTTTGTACACTGCTGTGAAAAAACCGTGTATTACGGTCCCCTCACGACACCACTTATCTTTACTCTGCTGCTTCCAAAAAAGCTCCTCCTCCCGGTAAGCTTCCTCTAACTTCCACAGTAGAG
Coding sequences within:
- the LOC104741835 gene encoding zinc finger CCCH domain-containing protein 12-like, with product MSHHHRRDSGGDVVHVIPTNNPPPDNWFPNLGDSAVWATEDDYNRVWAVNPDNVSGDNNGPPNKKTRGSPSSSSATTTTTSAASNRTKAIGKMFFKTKLCCKFRAGTCPYVTNCNFAHTVEELRRPPPNWQEIVTAHEEERSGGMGTPTVAVPEVPREEFQIPSLVSSTAESGRSFKGRHCKKFYTEEGCPYGESCTFLHDEASRNRESVAISLGPGGYGSGGGSGGGGSASGAGGSASGAGGGGNSNVVVLGGGAGGSGSGIHIVKPSNWKTRICNKWEITGYCPFGAKCHFAHGAAELHRFGGGLVEGEGKDGVSPNPDTKQTGQNPKGHSDTTTILSPGVPHNVDASYHSGVALQRATSAVTQKPGIRTHQKWKGPAKISRIYGDWIDDIE
- the LOC104743723 gene encoding LOW QUALITY PROTEIN: RING-H2 finger protein ATL81-like (The sequence of the model RefSeq protein was modified relative to this genomic sequence to represent the inferred CDS: deleted 1 base in 1 codon; substituted 1 base at 1 genomic stop codon); translation: MVQTLTFLLICLHPTDITLPTRQPXNKPFLLPQTTYETSHNISDPTVSLHGLKMSLSTTNTENSKPVHTLVSSPVTIVLTGSLLFIIFSGFFSFFFCGCCFRKLMNVWNNHRNRNRPSNLIQPSNQPENIGLDSKIIQSFPEYPYSVKNHGTDQCSICLAEFRDDDTIRLISTCNYSFHTICIDLWFEGHRTCPVCRRELDVEDRTSLEKPLDIPELDLVTSEIHDEPLSQDTVTIIVHEEHPTSTDIGSLEHTDEIESYERRMKASNLRFWRSHSTGHSIVVKAENEQEDDDQEEKDEIKIHIEISGECQFEDHKMTLPNRKLYCVRGTYSVG
- the LOC104741836 gene encoding tobamovirus multiplication protein 2B-like isoform X2 yields the protein MATGSENSRGIGGGDRTAKAVVADQITQAVNSASNLLHLMRQSSSSQAQLAKLPKNLLAKASLTKATGQVCVGAASSSDFISGRSYRKWIAQWCSSEHSNSVT
- the LOC104741836 gene encoding tobamovirus multiplication protein 2B-like isoform X1, coding for MATGSENSRGIGGGDRTAKAVVADQITQAVNSASNLLHLMRQSSSSQAQLAKLPKNLLAKASLTKATGQALAQLPQVISSLDAHIESGLHSGVHLNTVTQLLESMESTQLRALRQSNISPVTDNK